A genomic window from Xyrauchen texanus isolate HMW12.3.18 chromosome 31, RBS_HiC_50CHRs, whole genome shotgun sequence includes:
- the LOC127624727 gene encoding solute carrier family 23 member 1-like, whose amino-acid sequence MMDFHLCVNVLQIQCAIIVSSLIEVVIGLTGIPGILLNSIGPLTVTPNVSLIGLSVFQTAGDHAGSHWDCHSLLCIFLIVFFAQYLRNWACHFPVYTRKKGFHITRVHIFKMFPVQANIQIRRCQTSQLHANYFSSACSS is encoded by the exons atgatggattttcaccTGTGTGTCAATGTTCTGCAGATTCAGTGTGCTATCATTGTATCTAGCCTGATTGAGGTGGTCATAGGGCTGACTGGAATCCCTGGGATTCTGCTCAACTCAATTGGTCCCCTGACTGTCACCCCCAACGTGTCCCTTATCGGATTGTCTGTCTTCCAGACAGCTGGAGACCATGCAGGCAGCCACTGGGACTGCCACTCTCTGCT ATGCATCTTCCTCATAGTTTTTTTTGCTCAGTATCTGAGGAACTGGGCTTGTCATTTCCCAGTCTACACCAGAAAGAAAGGCTTTCACATCACACGTGTGCACATCTTCAAGATGTTTCCGGTACAGGCCAACATTCAAATTCGCAGATGTCAGACTAGCCAGCTCCATGCCAATTACTTCAGCTCTGCATGTAGTTCTTAA